Within the Pseudobythopirellula maris genome, the region CGTAGTTCACGCCCACCGAGCCTGGCGGGTTGCTGCTAACGGCGTCGAGCCAGGTGCCGAAAGGGAGCATCGAAAGGTCGTCCGCCGTGCTGCCGATGGCCCACGCGGTTCCCGCGGGGCCCGGGTTGGGCACGCCATCGGGAAAGCCCTCCACGCGGGCGTTGAAGATCCCCTTGGTGGCGCCGCGGGTGATCCATACGTTGTCGGTGATGCGGTCCTGGTTCTCTTCGAGCATCCAGGCGTCTTCGTCCATGATGATGCTTCCGCGTTCGAAGCTGATCATGGGGCCGTTCCAGATGACCGGGTCGGCCGACGCATGGGCGGCCTGCAGCGTGACGAGCAGCAAAGCGATCGGCAGCTTCCGCCAGAGGTAGCTGTGCATGGTGTTGAGTCTCAAGTAGGGGGGTGTTGTGTGTGGAGTGTGGGCGACGAGCGCTAGGGCCCGGCGGGCGGGTCGAGGGCGCCGCGACGCGTGCGGCGAGCGCAAGGCTCCGCAGAAAAAAACATGTGCGACGCGACCGCCCGCCAACGGCGGAGCGATGGGCAATGCGAGAGAGCTGAAGGCGCAACGACCCGCCGCAAGCGGCTAGGAAGGGTCGTTTGGCGTGGCGCCTCAGGCGTGCATTGGCAAGCGGCTCAAGAAAAAAAGGTTGGCGCCGCCTAGAAAAGCGACGACCCATCTATTTTGAATCCCCAGCGATGGGCTGTCAAACGATTTGCGGCGCTGCCAAACCCCCGAAAACCGTCCTCAGGGACGCGGTGGGGGCCTAATTCGGGGAGATTTCTAGCAGCGAGACCCCCTGTCGGGGCAGGTCGAACCGCAGGGTCAGGGCCCCTTCGCCCCGCTCGGCCCCCTGCTCGACCGTCGCCAGCTCCGAGGCCTCCATCAACTCGCCGTACTGTTTCTCGTTGGGCGCCCCGGGCGAGCCCATCCGCTTCCACTCGGCGTAGCTGTTGCTGTGGTCCTCGTCGACACGGTGGTGCGTGACCGCGGCGTCGCTCTCGCCCCAGCCCGTCAGGCGGAGCGTCACCTCGGCGTCGGGGCCGTAGACGTCGTCGTCGTGGTAGTGCCACACGAGGGCCCACACCGTGCCGCCGTCGCGGCTGGCCAGCACGCCGACGTCCGGCTCACCGCGCACGCCGTCGCGCAGGATCGCATCGAGCGCGACCTGCGAGCTGCTCGTCGAGGCGAGCCGCTCGCCGCTCATCCGCGCCATCATCCGCAAGACGTTCAGCACCGGCAGCGGCACGGCGTTGGTGGCCAGTTGGCGGAAGCCGGCGAAGTAAGGTTGGTCCTCGAACTCGAACGCCCATGTGAGCGCACCCTCAAGCCGCACGCCGTGCTTGTCCGCCAACTCGTGCTTGCGGGCGAAGCTCGCGGCGGTGTAGCTCGAGTAAACCGTGCCGTTGCGGTAGCTGAACATCGGCCCCTGGCACGCCGCGCACCCCTCGGGGTCCGACTCGCCGATGACAATCGGAGTCCGCTTCAGCTCGGGGAACGAGGCGACGATGCCGAAGCCGCGATCGATGGTGCGCAACTGATTAGCGATGCCCATCCGCACGTGGCCCTGTTCGTGGGTCGGAGCCCCTTTGGCGTGGAAAGCGATGAAGTCGATCGGCACGCCGGTCTCGCCCGTGGCGGCGTTGTCGCCGCGCAAGCAGTGCTCAAGAAACGCCCGCGTGAAGTCGCCCCCGTCGCCCGCCGAGTCGGGGCCGCCGACGATCGCATCGGGGATCGCCCGTCGAACCGCAGCGATCGTGTGGTCGTGCAGCCGGAAGAATTCTTCCCGTGTGCCGCCCCAGTAGCCGTCGGGCAGGATGTTCGCCTCGTTCCAGGTCTCCCAGTACCATCCGCGCACCTCGTCCATGCCGTAACGCTCGACGCAGTGCAGGGCCAATTGGTAAACCAGCTCTTCCCACTTGCCGTAGTCCTTGGGCGGGTGGCGCCAGCCGGTCATGATCCGTGAGTACCGCATGCCGGGCCGCCAGTCGTGACGATAAGGGGTCGGCTTGCGCGAGAGCGCCTCGGGCATGAAACCAACCTCGACGTAAGGCCGCACGCCGCGCTCGAGCATCGTGTCGAACATCAGGTCGATGACCTCCCAGTCGTAAACGGGGTCGCCGTTCTCGTCCTCGGTGTAGGCATTGGTGCTGCCCCACTTGAGCGCGGGCGTTTTGTCGCCACTCGTTAGCAGGTTGTGGGCCCGGAAAAACACCTCCCCTGGCCGCATGCCTCCGAGCTTCTCCATCAGCTTCTCGCCGTCCTTCATGTACACGTAGTTCGGCTCGTCGGCGCCGAAGAACCGCCAGATCGGCCGCAGCGGGCCGATCGGCTCGGTGGCGTCGATGGCGATCTCGACCTCGAAGGCCGACGCCGCCCCGCCCCGCCAGACGCCGTCCATCGCGACTAACGATACGAGAAGAAGGGCAAAACGGGCGCAGTCGGATGGGAGAATCATCGTGGAATCACTGAGAGAAGAGCAGGCCTGCGTATGACGGAGACGATGTCCGCCTCAAGCTAACCGAACGCGCCGGGCGATGATAGTAATCCACCTCACGGCAGGTGCATCGCCAAATCGGCTTCTCGCCACATTTCGTCTGCGGGTGTTCCCGGCACGGGGCGCATGCAGCCATCGGTGAGCGGCCACCACTGTTCCTTGATCGTCGGGTCCTCAGCCACAGCCGCGAAATCGGCCTCGGGATCCGAGCCGGTGTACTCGAAGTGACGGAAGACGTACTTCTTGTCGCCGATCTCTTGGATCCATATGCAGTAGTTCCGCATATTCGCCCGCTTGCAAGCGGCCACGACCTGCGGCCAGACCTCGGCGTGCATCTTGCGGTACTGCTGCTCTTGCTCGGGCACCAGTTCGACGAACGACGCGAAACGACGCACGCCGCTTGCGACCTGCTCTTCCGGCGAGGGGTTGGTGGGTCCGTAGTGTGCGCCCATGCGTTGCGATACCAAAGAGTCAAGAGGTGGAGTTGGAAGAAGTAAAATGGCGTTTGCGGCCGAAGCGTTCACTCGGCAAGGATCGCTTCGATCGCGTCGAGCTCCGCTTGACGAAACCCAACCCCGCCCAGCGCGTCTAAGTTCGACTCGAGTTGCGAAACCGAACTGGCGCCGACCAGGACCGACGTGACACGCGAGTCGCGCAAAACCCAGGCGAGCGCCATCTGAGCGAGCGTTTGCCCCCGCTCGCTGGCGACCTCATTCAGACGCCGCGCGCGGCCGAGACGCTCGTCGCTGAGGTGTTCTGGGCGGAGAAAGCCGACGCCCTTCGCCACCCGCGAGTCGGCCGGCACGCCTTCGAGATAGCGGTCGGTCAGCAGCCCTTGGGCCAGCGGCGAGAAGGCGATGGCGCCGACCCCCTCTTCGCCCAGCAGGTCGAGCAGCCGCTCGTCTTCGACCCAGCGGTCGAACATCGAGTAGCGCGGTTGGTGGATCAGGCACGGAGCGCCCATCTCGCCGAGCAAGCGGATCGCCTCGCGCGCCTCCTTCGGCCGGTAGTTCGAGATCCCCGCGTAGAGCGCTTTGCCGCTCCTCACCGCGTGGGCCAACGCGCCCATGGTTTCTTCCAGCGGCGTGTCGGGGTCGGGACGGTGCGAATAGAAGATATCAACGTACGGCAGCCCCATTCGCGCGAGGCTTTGGTCGAGGCTAGCAAGCAGGTTCTTACGCGATCCCCACTCGCCGTACGGCCCGGGCCACATCAGGTAGCCCGCCTTGGTCGAGACGATCAGCTCGTCGCGGTACGCGGCGAGGTCCTCGCGCACGATGCGGCCGAAGTTCTCCTCGGCGCTTCCGGGCGGAGGGCCGTAGTTGTTCGCCAGATCGAAGTGCGTCACACCTCGGTCAAACGCCCGCAGGACGATCTCGCGACCCGTGGCGTAGGCGTCAACGGCGCCGAAGTTGTGCCACAGCCCCAGCGAAACGGCAGGCAGCCGCACGCCGCTCTTGCCGCAGCGGCGATAGGGCATCGAGTCGTAGCGGGCGGTGGCGGCGTCGTGAGGCATCGCGGCGGGAGCCGATGGGTCCAGAACCTAGTGGACGAGAGCCTTAGATTACCACGCCCTCAGCGGTCGGCCCACCGCATCGGGTCTTGGCGGAAAAAGCCCACGAACTGGGTGAAGAGCTCTCCGTCCCAGCGTTTCAAGAGACGGGGCGTTTGAAAGAAAGCCTCGGTCGCCACGGCGAAGAACTCGGTGGCGTTGGTGGTGGCGTACTCGTCGAGCGGCGCGTCGACGCCGCTGCGCAACTCGCGGGAGAGCCTTTTGCGAGCGTTGCGTGACGTGGTGAGCCAACTCCTTGCGGCCTCGTGCGACGGCATCGGAGGCAGGCCGTTCGCCTCGTCCGATAGATTGTCGAGTTGGTGAGCGAACTCGTGGTGCACGAGGCTGATACCGCTGTTGGGCCCACGGCCAGCCGCCTCGACATTGGGCCAAGACAGGACCACGGGCCCGCGACGCCAAGCCTCACCGAGGCGAGCGGTATCGAACTCGAGCACGGAGTGGTCATCGACCGCGAGGTAGTCGCGGGCGACATAAGCGTCGGGATAGACGAGCACCGACATGGTGCTGTCGAAGTGCTCGTCGTCGAAGCCGAGCGTCATCAGCGCGACCTGGCTGGCGATGGTCTGCTTGACGACATCGTCGACTTCAAAACCGCCACAGCCTTCCCACTTCTTCTCGGCGATGAATACGGCGGCGAGCTCTTCGAGGCGACGCTGTTCAACGGGATCGAGACGCGGGTATTGCCAACAGAGCTGGTGGGCGCGGTCGCGCCACTCCTCATCGAGTCCCGCGCTAGCGACACGTTCACGGCGACGCTTCTTGAACCAGCTAGGCAGCATGCGTGATGTTTTTTGGTGGGGCGGCCCCCGACCAAGCTTGGTCGGGGCTGTTGTAGCGGTTTTTTACCTACACGCCGTTGCCTCAAATCCCACGCATCTCCACGTGCTCACTAGCTGGCGAGGAGAGCGGGCTTTCAAGCAACTCCGTCGTGGGATCTGCGAATCAATCACCAGACGCCTGAACAGCCGCCAAAAGTGACGATGGCTCGAGCACCGTGGCAGTCGCAAGCGAGTCGAAGACCGAAAGCACTTCGATCACCTAATCGAAAATTGCTTACCCTTGCATCGAGGCGTCTGCTGGGACGAACTGCAAGGCTATTTCAGCAGAAGAGAGGTTGTATAGCCCCGACCATGCTTGGTCGGGGACCACACAACCCATCGCGCACGCCAGCCGCAACGCCTAAGCCAACGAAACCGTCACGGTTTTCGTTTCCGTGTAAGCGTCGAGACCCGCCGAGCCAAGCTCGCGGCCGAGGCCCGATTTCTTGAACCCGCCGAACGGCGCCGCCGTGTCGAACACGTTGTAGCAGTTGACCCAAACGGTGCCGGCTCGCAGCTGGCCCGCCAGGCGGTGCGCCTTGGCGATGTCGCGCGACCAAACGGCCGCCGCCAGGCCGAACTCGCTGTCGTTCGCGCGGGCGGCGATCTCGTCGACGCCATCGAACTTCAGCACACTCATCACGGGCCCGAAGATCTCTTCGCGGGCGATCTTCATGTCGTCCGTCACGCCGGCGAACAGCGTCGGTTCGACAAAAAAGCCTTCTTCGCCGTGCCGCTTGCCGCCGGTGAGCAGGCTGGCGCCCTCCTCCACGCCGCAATCGACGTAGCGCAAGATCTTGTCGAACTGCGCCTTGTCGACCTGCGGGCCTTGCTGGGTGTTGGGGTCGAACGGGTCGCCGACCACGTAATCATCGTTCCGCTGGGCCATGCGGTCGCAGAACTCGTCGTACACCTTCGTGTCGACGTAGACCCGGCTTCCCGCGCAGCAGCACTGGCCCTGATTGAAGTACAGGCCAAAGTGCGAGCCGGCCACGGCGGCTTCGAGGTCGGCGTCGCTGAGGATGATGTTGGGGCTTTTGCCGCCGAGTTCGAACGTCAGCCGCTTCATCGAGCCGAGCGTCGCTTTCTGAATGATCTCGGCCGTCGTCCCTTCGCCGGTGAATGCGATCTTGTCGACGCCCGGGTGCTTGGTGAGCGCCGCGCCGGCCGTGGGGCCAAAGCCGGGCACCACGTTGAGCACGCCCGGGGGCAATCCCGCCTCTTGAGCGAGCGCCGCCATCCGCAAGCAAGTGAGCGGCGTTTGCTCGGCGGGCTTCATGACGATCGTGCAGCCGGCCGCCAACGCGGGGCCCCACTTCCAGGCCGCCATCAAGGCTGGGAAGTTCCAGGGGATGATCTGCCCAACCACACCGACCGGCTCACGGAGCGTGTAGCAAAAGTGCTCACCGCGGATCGGCACCGTGGCGCCGTGAAGCTTGTCGGCCCAGCCGGCGTAGTAGCGGATGCAGTCGATCACCAGCGGGATGTCGGCCGTGCGCGACACGCTGATCGGCTTGCCGTTGTCGAGCGTCTCGAGGGCCGCCAGCTCGTCGAGGTTCTCCTCGATGAGGTCGGCCAGTCGGAGCATGATGCGGCCGCGGTCGCGGGCGTCCATCGTACGCCACGGCCCGTGGTCGAACGCTTGACGGGCGGCTTTGACCGCCGCGTCGATGTCTGCCGCGTCCCCCTCGGCGATGTTGGCGATTGCCTCTTCGGTGGCCGGGTTGATCGTCTCGAACGTTTTGCCGCTCACCGAGGGACGCCACTCGCCGTCGATCAAGCACTCGGTGTGGCGTACCTTCGGGGGCGCGGCCGGGGCGGGGGCGGCGGTGGACATGGCTGTGGGTCCCTTCGAGCGAAGACGGTAAATGGAAAAGAGTGGGCGTCTGCCTAGCCGGGATTCTACGCCTCGCGGCGAAGCGTGTCACCCAGAATCTGGCGCCGTCCGCTGAGCGACATCGTGATGTTGCTGCGCACAGCCGAGTCGTGACAACCGACGCGGCCGCCGGTATCTTGAACAGGAGCGGATGGTTCTTTCCTTGCGCCCCTTCACTAGTCAGGGACGACACGTGCTGATCACGATTCCCACCGAGACCGCCCCGGGTGAAACCCGCGTGGCGGCGACCCCCGACTCGGC harbors:
- the mgrA gene encoding L-glyceraldehyde 3-phosphate reductase gives rise to the protein MPHDAATARYDSMPYRRCGKSGVRLPAVSLGLWHNFGAVDAYATGREIVLRAFDRGVTHFDLANNYGPPPGSAEENFGRIVREDLAAYRDELIVSTKAGYLMWPGPYGEWGSRKNLLASLDQSLARMGLPYVDIFYSHRPDPDTPLEETMGALAHAVRSGKALYAGISNYRPKEAREAIRLLGEMGAPCLIHQPRYSMFDRWVEDERLLDLLGEEGVGAIAFSPLAQGLLTDRYLEGVPADSRVAKGVGFLRPEHLSDERLGRARRLNEVASERGQTLAQMALAWVLRDSRVTSVLVGASSVSQLESNLDALGGVGFRQAELDAIEAILAE
- a CDS encoding aldehyde dehydrogenase family protein encodes the protein MSTAAPAPAAPPKVRHTECLIDGEWRPSVSGKTFETINPATEEAIANIAEGDAADIDAAVKAARQAFDHGPWRTMDARDRGRIMLRLADLIEENLDELAALETLDNGKPISVSRTADIPLVIDCIRYYAGWADKLHGATVPIRGEHFCYTLREPVGVVGQIIPWNFPALMAAWKWGPALAAGCTIVMKPAEQTPLTCLRMAALAQEAGLPPGVLNVVPGFGPTAGAALTKHPGVDKIAFTGEGTTAEIIQKATLGSMKRLTFELGGKSPNIILSDADLEAAVAGSHFGLYFNQGQCCCAGSRVYVDTKVYDEFCDRMAQRNDDYVVGDPFDPNTQQGPQVDKAQFDKILRYVDCGVEEGASLLTGGKRHGEEGFFVEPTLFAGVTDDMKIAREEIFGPVMSVLKFDGVDEIAARANDSEFGLAAAVWSRDIAKAHRLAGQLRAGTVWVNCYNVFDTAAPFGGFKKSGLGRELGSAGLDAYTETKTVTVSLA
- a CDS encoding L-rhamnose mutarotase, with translation MGAHYGPTNPSPEEQVASGVRRFASFVELVPEQEQQYRKMHAEVWPQVVAACKRANMRNYCIWIQEIGDKKYVFRHFEYTGSDPEADFAAVAEDPTIKEQWWPLTDGCMRPVPGTPADEMWREADLAMHLP
- a CDS encoding GH39 family glycosyl hydrolase, with product MILPSDCARFALLLVSLVAMDGVWRGGAASAFEVEIAIDATEPIGPLRPIWRFFGADEPNYVYMKDGEKLMEKLGGMRPGEVFFRAHNLLTSGDKTPALKWGSTNAYTEDENGDPVYDWEVIDLMFDTMLERGVRPYVEVGFMPEALSRKPTPYRHDWRPGMRYSRIMTGWRHPPKDYGKWEELVYQLALHCVERYGMDEVRGWYWETWNEANILPDGYWGGTREEFFRLHDHTIAAVRRAIPDAIVGGPDSAGDGGDFTRAFLEHCLRGDNAATGETGVPIDFIAFHAKGAPTHEQGHVRMGIANQLRTIDRGFGIVASFPELKRTPIVIGESDPEGCAACQGPMFSYRNGTVYSSYTAASFARKHELADKHGVRLEGALTWAFEFEDQPYFAGFRQLATNAVPLPVLNVLRMMARMSGERLASTSSSQVALDAILRDGVRGEPDVGVLASRDGGTVWALVWHYHDDDVYGPDAEVTLRLTGWGESDAAVTHHRVDEDHSNSYAEWKRMGSPGAPNEKQYGELMEASELATVEQGAERGEGALTLRFDLPRQGVSLLEISPN
- a CDS encoding M90 family metallopeptidase, which gives rise to MLPSWFKKRRRERVASAGLDEEWRDRAHQLCWQYPRLDPVEQRRLEELAAVFIAEKKWEGCGGFEVDDVVKQTIASQVALMTLGFDDEHFDSTMSVLVYPDAYVARDYLAVDDHSVLEFDTARLGEAWRRGPVVLSWPNVEAAGRGPNSGISLVHHEFAHQLDNLSDEANGLPPMPSHEAARSWLTTSRNARKRLSRELRSGVDAPLDEYATTNATEFFAVATEAFFQTPRLLKRWDGELFTQFVGFFRQDPMRWADR
- a CDS encoding PEP-CTERM sorting domain-containing protein — encoded protein: MRLNTMHSYLWRKLPIALLLVTLQAAHASADPVIWNGPMISFERGSIIMDEDAWMLEENQDRITDNVWITRGATKGIFNARVEGFPDGVPNPGPAGTAWAIGSTADDLSMLPFGTWLDAVSSNPPGSVGVNYVVHLIEDDIYLDLKFTEWGQRTSGGSFSYVRSTAVPEPTSVALLAVGAASLGWRRRR